The proteins below are encoded in one region of Sphingobacterium sp. R2:
- a CDS encoding GntR family transcriptional regulator produces the protein MTNSVNQFLKTLEISDFSATPKYLQLANTITDAVRNEILVRDDMLPSINELSAYLEISRDTVEKAYRYLKKNEIIASNPGKGYYVHKTDVQSKLKIAIFLNKLSAHKKIVYDSFAKELSDYANLDLFVYNSDLSYLNTLLGSLTKTYDHYVLFPHFKEGRDKAPDIIRKIPSEKLMLLGKFIEDVPGDFPAVYENYEQDIYSALEEANEVLSKYKSIKLVFPDYSDFPKAIIKGFYKFCQQYAFEHELVSDIDEEKVEKGTCYINIIEDDLVKLLNKVIQKKLVIGKDVGVISYNETPLKKFILNGITTISTDFEMMGRLAAELIIKKSKDRVEVPFYLKVRSSI, from the coding sequence ATGACCAATTCTGTAAATCAATTTTTAAAAACTTTAGAAATTAGTGATTTCTCTGCTACTCCAAAGTATTTGCAATTGGCAAATACCATCACCGATGCCGTAAGAAACGAAATATTGGTCCGAGATGATATGTTGCCTTCCATTAATGAGTTAAGTGCCTATTTAGAAATATCACGTGATACCGTTGAAAAGGCTTACCGATACCTGAAGAAAAATGAGATTATTGCTTCGAACCCCGGTAAGGGCTATTATGTGCATAAAACAGATGTACAATCGAAACTTAAGATTGCAATCTTTCTGAATAAACTCAGTGCGCATAAAAAAATTGTGTATGATTCCTTTGCAAAGGAATTAAGTGACTATGCGAATTTGGATTTGTTTGTTTATAATTCAGATCTATCGTATTTAAATACACTTTTAGGGAGTCTAACGAAAACTTATGACCATTATGTCCTATTTCCACATTTTAAAGAAGGCCGAGATAAGGCCCCTGATATTATCCGGAAAATCCCTTCAGAAAAGCTAATGCTATTGGGCAAATTTATCGAAGATGTACCTGGCGATTTTCCGGCTGTTTATGAGAACTATGAACAGGATATTTACTCCGCCTTAGAGGAAGCTAATGAAGTATTGAGTAAATACAAAAGCATAAAACTGGTCTTTCCGGACTACAGTGATTTTCCAAAGGCTATTATCAAAGGGTTTTATAAATTTTGCCAGCAATATGCTTTTGAACATGAATTAGTCTCTGATATCGATGAAGAGAAGGTAGAGAAGGGAACGTGCTATATTAATATTATCGAAGATGATCTGGTGAAATTATTGAACAAAGTAATACAAAAGAAATTGGTCATCGGGAAAGACGTTGGCGTGATATCCTACAATGAAACACCATTGAAAAAATTTATCCTCAATGGTATTACAACCATATCAACTGATTTTGAAATGATGGGGCGTTTAGCAGCCGAATTGATCATAAAAAAATCCAAAGACCGTGTTGAGGTTCCATTTTATTTGAAAGTTAGATCATCGATTTAG